gaatttattttttggcaACCTTTAGTCGACTGGTTTTCGAGGAGCTGCAGGGTGCAATTGTCGTTAGGAGAGTGGTCTTCGAtgcaaaaatatacattttctagTAGTGGACAGATTTCTTCTATAAATTGATTATTCGAGTTGTTTCGTGCCAGATAGGAGTATTTTAGGGAGAATATTTGGTTGTTTTGAATGATGGGGAAGAGGTGATATAATTTAAGGACTTCGGCTTTGATAATTGGTATatatatagcaaaaattaatttatttttagcaaCCGAAACTTGAGTGCCTAAAAATTGGTAGTATGCtagaatgtttttaaattttgtaatttggtTGTCAGGGTAAATTTTCCTTAAATATTCTAGCGTTTTTTGTAACTCTTGACTAGGGATAATAGAAGGATGAAGTGTGTTTAGTTTTGCGAAAGCTATGGAGTCTTCCAAATTATCTAACaatgtgataatattttgacagtctaaatttatttgtgaaatgatTGCTTGAAAGGTTAAATACTCGTGTGATTCAGTGAATGATTTTTGCACgctgatttgaaatttttcgagagaagttgcaaatttttcttgattttttgataaGGTGTGAATTGTTACATTGTAATTTCTTATAAGATTCTTGGAAAGTGAACTTTGTAAGTTTATTTCCGTAATCATGTTTTGTTGGTttgtttctagaatttttattgCGTTATCATATTTATTACCGTCATCGGTATCAAGTGTACCAAACAACCATTTTTGTAGTTGACCGACCCCGTCAAAGAAACTTCTTTTATTACGTATATGAGGTTGTAAATTATCAAGTTTCGTACGtgtaattttgatgaaaaattctgTTCTCAACAACATGTCTTGAGATAAGGCATGATATGAGATTTCATTAGTTGCATTTCTcacttctaaattattttttataatgaaaaaatgtttttcaatgttGAACAATTGCTTAATAATAGGTTCTAAATTATGTATAAAGGTATGTTTACTATATATGAGACGGGAGTCTCCTAATTGTATCGGTAGTAAAGGATTATCGATAGTAGTTAGGTCTATGTCTTCCGTAGCGTTACACTTGTGCAGTTTTTGTATTGCCAGAAGTGctaggaatattattttcatctgccCCATCtttctgaaaaatttgttttttattagttttgggttttcttcCACTTGCTTTgtgataaatgtttttatatgttattaatttattttttttctgagctaatattttcaatttttcgaattttggaagttttttgtttcttgtttttgtaCGAATATAGgctactttttcttttttgtagtCAGGGGCGCTTTGGTGCGCTTTTCGTTCCTATCATTAATAATCTTTTCTTTTATGGTTTTATTAGTCTCTGTTATATTTTCGTAAAGTCTTGTGGTTGCTTGTTTATGAGCTTGTACATAGTCTGATATTATTATGTGATCATTAAGGTCAAAAGGGTTTGTTTCATTTATGTGTCCCTTTATTACCTCGAACGGTGTATATTTGGTGACACTATGAATTGAGTTGTTATACCCAAGTATGGCCAGTTTTATCAATTGATCTGATGTGAGACTTCGATTTTGTTCTCTTAAACATCGTACATGTTCAATAAGTGTGGAATGAAACCTCTCCACGGGGCTATTTGAATTGCTGTTTCTAGCGATTGTGAAGTGAAGTTCAATTTTGTAAAGTTCACAAAAGTTTTCaagatctttatttttaaattccgtACCCGAATCTGCTGTTATTTTTATGGGCAATCCATGGtgtgttataaaattaaataggcATTCTACTATAGATATTCCGTTTACAGCTGATAAAGGGTAGGCTTGGCCGTATCGAGAAAATGTATCTATTACGGTTAAGTAAGTGTTTCctgaaatttgaaaacagtCAATATGAATATGTTGAAAAGGACGTGAAGTAGTTGGTGTTAGGTTGAATTTTATTACTGGTGGGTTTCGAtcgtatttgtttttttgataaatttcgcaaTTATTCACGTATTCTACAATGTCATCGGACATTTTTGGCCAATAAAATCGTTTACCAAgtactattttcatttcgttaATATCGCGGTGGCAAGTTTTAGtttcatgataaaatttgagtttCTCTACTTGTGCTTCTTTAGTTTGTAAATCCTCTAAAACGGTGTTactttgtataattttgaaagcAGAATTTTTGAAGTACGATCGCATCGTAGTCGTGAATATTCTAGGTAAATCGCGGTGTTTGAAATAAATAGCGTATCTTTTGTTTGGGGCGAAGTGTTCTTttacgaaatttattatatggaATGAAGAAATGTTTGAAGGTAGTGTAACATATAATCTagtattgtcaaaaattttggcAGTTTTACATTTGATCGATTCTATTTCTCCAGTTGTTATGAATATTTGGTTCTTGTATGTGTTTAATACTCTCTCGATAATTGGAATAGAAAAGATAAGATTCTCTCTCGACGTATGTTCGGTATTTCCTCGAGGTCAGGGCTAGAGAGTGGAGGAATTTCGTCAGGATTTTATAGgaagttttctattatttcgtCCGCATCTCCtacgttatttattattgattcattatCCATAGCATTCAATTCTATGTATGGATTTCTACTTAGGGCATCTACGGCTGAGTTCGACgatccttttttatatttgatgacgTAGTCGTACTCTTCTAATTTCAATCTCCATCTGACTAGCATAGAATTTGGGTATTTCATGGAGAGGAGCCATTGCAGTGGCTTGTGGTCTGAATATATTGTGAATTTCCGGCCGAAAAGGTATGGGCGAAAGTATTTGCAGCTCCATACTATTGCTAGGAGTTCTTTCTGAATCGTTGAATAGTTTATTTCGGCTGGATTTAGAGTCCTTGATGCATAACATATAGGGTGGTTATTTTGTGAAAGAACTGCGCCTATTGCGTAGTTGGAACTATCTGTAGTTACTTCAAATTCTTTATCGAAATCCGGATAAATTAAAACTGGTTCagatgttaaaatatttttacatgtttcaaaacaatctataaattcttttgtatgtattactttttcgtttttcttcagGCATTTAGTCATGGGTTTTGTGattttagcaaaattttttataaatttacggTAGTATCCTAATAATCCtagaaaagattttatttctttttgtgtttttggtaCGGGAAATTTCTTAATAGCTGAGATTTTTTTTGTGTTGGGTTTTATCCCGTCTGTTGTTACTATATGACCTAGAAATTCTACCTCTTTTCGTAGGAATTCTGATTTGtctaattgaattttaagtTTCGCTTCGCGTAGTTTcgaaaaaacaagttttaaattttgaaggtGTTCTTGAAGTCCGGTACTGAATATTATTATGTCGTCCATATAGACCATACACACTTTATTTTGGAGATCCTTTAAAATTTCATCCATAACACGTTGAAAAGTGGATGGCGAGTTTCTTAACCCAAACGGCATTCTAAGAAACTCATAATGGCCGTTATCGACAGTAAAAGCTGTTTTTGGTATGGAATTTTTGTCCATTTGGATTTGATGAAAACCAGCCCAAAGgtcaatagttgaaaaatagtttgatcTTCCCAGTTTGTCGAGAATCGAATTAATATTTGGTATCGGATATCGATCTGGGATCGTTTTTTCGTTGAGTTTACGATAATCGATGACTAgacgatatttttgtttccccgattggtcttcttttttattgactatCCAAATAGGGGATGACCATGGTGAAGTTGAGGGCCGTATTATGCCTTTATCCAGCATTTCATCTATctggttatttattttttgtttatgaatataGGGATATCTGTACGAATTACAATGTATATGATTTTCGGTCGTtttaatttcgtgttttgttcttGCCGTGAAGGATAATTTATCACCCGGTTTAGAGAAGAtgtctgaaaattttcgaataagcTTTAAGATTTCAGCTTTTTCTTCCGCGTTCATGTGGTTTGTCCTAATTAATTgtgatatatcgatattttttttttatttattattgtcttcgttatttaaatttagaaacgAATTAACATTAAAGGTATCATAACTAGATTTTTCGAATGACACTATCTCTAAAGGTTCTTTAAGATTAACTGAAATTATtcgatttgttttgttttggattTCTACAAGAGCAAATCCGTTTCTGGCATCAGTCAAAATTTGCGGTATATATAATGGTCCTATTTTACcttcatttatcaatatttctccattaaaaatagaaacaagtaacttctttagaattttttgttgtgGTTCTACtgagaataatatatttgagttttcttTCCGTTTATATCTGAGAGGTATCTCAGTATTTGgtcctattaatttgttatttataagaTCAATATTAAAGTTCATATTTCTTAAATCATTTAGTCCTATAATACCATCGAAATATTCGtggaaatcaaataataaaaaggagATCAAATAGTTTGGATTGATATACAATATCTCGACTACCCAAAGCTGTCTTAATTTGTGCATTGATTCGATTAACGGAATTTGGAtaagttttttctataatatcagGTTCAATAATTGAACGTGAACTACCGGTATctataagtaattttaatttgggattattaatttctatgtaAGGTAATGCATTTTCTGTTGAAATGTTAATTTCTACTAAGGTATTCCTTGCTGTTGGCTCGtttggataaaattttcatttactgtCTTGTCATAGTTATAGTACATTTGATTTTGGTCATTATCGTCCGTATTTTGGTTCTGATAGTAATGTTGTTCGTCTGATTGGTCGTAATCGTTTGTGAATAGCTCTTcgaaagtaaaatttgaattctgtccagaatttcgaaattgttgatttcgattataattgttattatttggcCATCTTTGTCTTTGTGATAATGTGGAAGAATTTCTTGAAGTCGTTGACATAGGTGTTGGTTTAGGAAGTTGGTGCATGGATTTTTGGTTTGGTCTGAAAACGTTTTGTTTGTTCGTCGGGTATTGTCTGGGGGGCATTTGTCTAGGTTAGATGTTAATAGGTTGACTAGGGAATTGGTTAACTGGTTTATTATTGTCAACGGAATGATAGGGTTGTTGGAAAGAGGGTTATGTTAGGTTTTCAGGATAGTATCTTGGTTGTGAATAAGGTTGTCGATAATTACTATTAAATCTGGACGTCGTTGCTCGGTTATTGTCATTTAGATTgccatataatttttcaaagttttcaaattcGTTCAGATAGGCCATTGCATCTTCCAGTGAGGCTGGATTTTTAAGATGCAAGTTATTTCTTAAGGTACCACTACAACCTGCTATAAAAGTACTAAGTGCAGTTTTATCATAATGGTTTATTTGGAACACTTTCTCCGCGTTAGTTATGTTAGgattattactaattttctGCGCTATACTACttcttaataattgaattcgaCTTCCAAAGTTCATCAATGGTTCGTTCCTAAATGGTTTCATTCTAGTGAGCTCTTGTACTAAACAGTCAATATTTCTACGATCAGCGAAACACTGAATCAGGGCTTCTTTCAATCTCGGCCAATCTGTTAACTCAGCACGATTACCTACTAATATTTCTGCTTTATCTATAAGTTTTTCTTGAACTGATTGGAATATGTGTTTAGATAATTGTGCATCATTAAATTGCCGATAATCATTAATAAGGTCTTCACACctaattagaaatttatttaacgtGTTACTGTTACCGTCATACGGtttaatattatcaattctAGACTTTAAAAGATCCCAGTTCATCTCAGGcatatttaaagttgaatttattgatttgaaagaaatagtgaattgtttattaatattccgttgagttttaatattatttttgttgcctaatcctatatttgaaattccgttaattatttcatcaatatcgctcatgaaaataatttaaaattaattattataataagcaATTTATTCgcaatgaacaaaatttaactATCTTTACCAAAATCCTTATACAGAGGGGTTTGGAAAGGTAAAAAGGAAAAGGCACTTCCAGATTGTTCGTCGATTCGAGCGCTCTGCTTTCCTGCTCCTTTTCTTGATTCCCTGCTCCTGTTCGTAATACGCACTTAAGGTGTTGAAACTCCAAGGTCCCGAATTTCACTTCCGGCACAATGCGAAACTGTTCACTTCCGAAACCCGTgcgtatcctactgactgcgccaattatgtattaaaacttcgaatttggatttttaaaaacaaaaattacaattacaatatatgtttattaagcaacgttagaacaaagaatgaattattaaaagaaatgcagtttttattatcttccaCGTTTCCGCGAAGTCATCACATTTATTATATGTTATCAGCTGTTACTTCATATGTAACTAGCCGCATCCACTTTCACTGCTgaattatatgcaatatatCGAGCTACACACATGGCCGTTTCATCAAACGAACCTAATCATCTCATACTCACAGACTCCCTTAActcaatccaaaaaaaaattcacaccacAAATCCTTTAGCAATCAAAATCAAGCAACAACTGCGATATATACaagataacaacaaaaaatagtattctgttggatcccctcacactggaataaaaggaaacgaagaggcAGCCCTGGCCGCTAAGGAAGCTGTAAATAGTGATAGTGCGGAGTGCGCGAACTTTTTAATTACTGCCGATATTACAACAATCCTAAAGCGTAAAGTGCTTAATGAATGGGAGAACAAATGGTCAACGTCTACACATAAACTTCGTGAAGTGAAAGACTCAGTAAAACAATGgtcaatactaccgaaaaatcgcagagatgaagttcttctaacacgtctgcgtctaggccatacgcgactgacgcatagctacttatttgatgcgaaacctaaaccaaaatgtagcaactgcaattgcaaattgactataaaacacataatcgcagaATGTTCATTTCTTaactcagaaagatcatcaacaaatctaccactcggaacaatacgtgaaattttaggacctaaatacttaccttgaaaattaccttaaacagatctctatcataaatttaatttaacaaatattcatagataaaatactTAACCTTTActaaatcgctaataaccagtatacggttAATGcgaaatttgtaataaaaaaagcatacaacagatataaattcttttaaaataatctgGTTGATACAGTCAACTTTGGTGAAGTTGACAAGAAATTTGTGTTGTGTACCATAAGTATTGATTTCAACTATGTTCAAATGTTAACTATTCCTTTGACGTGGGTCAAAAAACCGACTTTCCATGGCCAACGTCCAATACCAACgttggaaataaaatattcgtAGAATGATATGCGCAATACGACCACGTCCAATCATGCCAGCGTCCACCGTTGAAGCATTGGACACATCGTGTGGTACCGGCTCAACATCAATCAACGTTCtttaatatctaataaaaaCGAAGTCTCATAGTCATATACTTGTCATGTTCCATTTGGTCAATAATCAACGAAGCgcaagaaaaaacaaaaaccctTATCAATAACCATTGGCTGGATGAACGAGCAATATTGGCGGCGAAAAAATATGTCGAGGATCTCAATGCGACCATCCAGAATTTTCTTCCGGGACAGttggtttccttcaaatcaGTCGACATCGTTATGAACCAGGATGACGTAGTCAACTATCCCACAAAGATTTTAAAATCACTGGAATTGCCACTTCACAATTTGCAGTTAAAAGTAGGATCAGTTGTCATCATGCTGCGTAACATTAATCAACCTCGACCGTGCAATGGAACAAGACTGGCTGTAAAAACGTCATTGAGGCAACaatcataaagggaaaatacaaaggagaggATATCTTGATCGATAATTCCAACGGATTTAATATTAGGCCAGAGCAGTTACGAAAAAAAGGCTTTTGCTGACAAAAAAACGCCATCGCGTTCTAggggttaaataaaagttatgtgtatgaaattcaacattatttctctatgcgttatttttttgaacaataaaaacaccaaaaaatcggtccaaattttgttttttgcgtttctatttattgtttttcttctgttttaaaatttgtttttttttaataatttttgaaagaaagataaaaattcacATTTCGACTttatttaagtctttatcaaaatatatttacactGACAAATCGcgtatttatatcaatcaatagatcacctacatcttaaacattgaaataaaaataaaatcaaaataaaattttgaaatagaagggaccaaaaatcaagaacatttagaaatatatcaaaatgtctaaaaaatgagaaatttaaaaatattttccaaaaaccagggcttctattttattattagtttgatCTTGGATTAAAACTTACAGCAGATTTGGTGAAATTGACGCGTAAAGCAGGTGCAATTACAGcgaaaattgcaattttttctaaatttctcaataaaatagaaaatctaatttcaaaattattgatgtAAGACCAATTAACGATTTTGTTGAACGTTTAGAGCGTTTTGAACTCGTGTTAATTGAGTTCGAACAAAATCAAGCTAATATTGATTCAAGAACGTTAAAATTTTGACCGTGTTATATATTTTGCTATTTCTAAAGCGAAAACATTTTGTAAGGAATCAACTGAAAATAGAAATGGGTATACCGATAGTAATggtagtaataataataactccTTGAGATATGACACTGGTGCAAGTTTGAACGTATTCAACAGTAACATAAAATTTCCAGTGATAGAGAATTACCTGAATTCGACGGTCACTATAATAATCTGCTTGAGCTTAGGGACTCAAATGAACTTGGAAAGtgaatattgttaatttataaaCGAGTATAAAGCTTTAGGCCACATGCTAAAAGTCAATGATGTAAATAGCCAGTAGAAGTATTTTTGCCACACCACCACGTTATTAAAGAAATTACTAGTTGTTTTCGACGCAACTTGCGTAACCACTTTAGGCTATTCTTTAAATGACATACAAAAGATAGATGGAACCAAACAACCCGATTTGATTTTTGCCCAATTAAGTGATTGTGGTTTCCTTATCTAACTAATGATACGAAGACAACAGAGTATATCGTTGGAAAGTATGTCGATACACTATCCGTGACTCTCTAAACTTTGCTGCAGTTCTCAATATGAAAGTACAATTCTATACAGGTATATATTTATATCGATTTTCTTTAGCTTTTTTGTCCATTTTTCTTAGTTTTAGACTCCTCTATATACTGCATCATTTATTTTACTGAAAAGCtaaattgttttcttcatatcgtttcattttcgtttaaaaaatattgaatcgtTCGGCAATTGTTTAATATCTCCATCTCCTTGTCTACATGTTATTTGTTCTCCCGCCTATCCCTATTGTTCCCTGAGCCTATGTGATCTGTCCCCATGTCCTTTGAAAACATGGTTCTCTAAGTCTTCGAATTCTGTTCCAGTATCCTCTATAACCATTATTCTCTGTCCCCATTATCCTCTGAATTATAAGTtctatctttattttcttcattattattgtTCTGTCCATTGTCGCCTGTCATTTGTCCTTTATCCTCATGACCTGTGATGCCTTCATAATACTTCTTAATATTTGGTGTGATTCTGGGAAAAGTTATCAAACACGtcatttgttgaatttttagGTTTGCTCCAACTTGCTAGTCGGGACCGTACTTGGAATGGTTATCGGAAGCggttatagatattttctgtgcaatctccggctatgcacggttcttgtaacagtacttgctatcaaccaagtatcgaaaataCCGTCCCCGAAACGATACCTAAGTCGGTTGAAACGCAAAACAGATTCTTTCGTATAACGttaaccatatatgtaatactcctatatggacatgTCTTACGGGAAAAAACGTCTCTACATTACGGTGCCGacagtattcattttctctctcgttagAGTCACTTTATCTATACTACGCATGCttgaaaattctctaaaatattaGTAGTGGGAAAATAATAACTAACTGAAGCATTCGGAGGAGAGAGACAACGATACACTATTTGCTTCACTTAGTCGGAAcaccttccacttatagaaactggtTGGAACGGACCTAGTATATATCTGTGTCAAAAAGACTATACAATACAATTCTCTCAACCCATCTCAACGATGCACTATAACAATCGATGATTCAGTCAACACAGAAATAACCACAAAAAGGCATATGTGCACAATGCCATTGGGTCAAGGGTAAGAGGATTGTTGGTTGTTGTTTGCCGATGGTCGATGTATGAGTGTTTGACTGTTTCTGTGCACGTACCTATGTACGTATGCACAATAAGATGCTATAAGTTGTTCCTCAGCAGTCCAATAGCCATACGCGCATTAGCCTGTTTGCTGATGTGTGATTCTGTGTTCGAGGGTTTGGCGTATATACGAGTATAATACTTCTACATGGACaatttctataagtggaagctgttccgactaaggaagacagagtGATAAGGCTTTCTCTATCCTTCGAGGtcccagctcggttctgcgcaacCTGAACAAACTATCtggaacgagagagaaaatagtatattgtCGACACCTTAATAGTGGGACATTCCTTCCCATTTAAACtgttcatataaaaatattacatatatgtgATTTGGTGCATGAAAGTTGATTGTTGATTCACGATTGTCAATTGGTAAATGTCGTTTGTCAATTGTCGATTTTAGATTGTCCGTTATCGGTTGTCAAATATCGATTATCTTTTGTTGATAAACTTTTGTCCGTTATCGCTTGAAGATTGTTGATTATCGATGTTTCAGTATGTCAAAAATCAACTTCCATCAATCAACATCCTCATATCCATTGAACCACTGTCCTCTGTTTCCATCGTTCTTTATCCATATTGACGTTTAATGTTTGCCTCTATATCATTTGTATGAAGTGTTGGGGGAAGAGAACCATCTCATTGCATCAAAAGGTGTCCGTTGAAAGGGAGCAAATTAAGGTATCGCTTTAGTAGCAAGtataaagattttaaaaacagCGCCAGGAATTATTGGAGTACgatagtaaattaaattcttattttataacTACAAACAAATTGTTTGTATTGGGACGAAGAATTCAGGCAATAATCATGGGAAATTACGGATAATGGTCGAAATCATTCGGGAATGATTGAACTGGattgaaaataactgaaatttgtttaaaaatgatagAAATTTAATATACAATAGCACCATTGGGTATGCTACAAAGTCGTGGTGGATTTATGTTTCGAAGAAGAATGGGTACGCCAATTTTCGTCAGATGGCTCTGTATCattccaattaattttaaatacagggtgattcattaagaatgtccaatctctgaactgtagattctaaacctcaaaatatgatgattctgctcaacatgccttatgcaaatattgctagataccgagatacggggtgttcaaagtttaagtttaaattttgattatcgcaataattttttatgtcacgatttctctttgaaaattggcaattttacattttggcatgaggaatcataatttgcattctaatttaacattgctaatagagggcgctagttacacttctttgtgttaattaaatcaaagtaaattttttttgggcTGAACtgaacttacaactaaaataatagaaaaatattaaaaagcgttaaattctacaaaaaaagttactattctttgattcgtgtaactcaatcggttatcgagttatttgcttctaaaaagttcaataaattttaattttttcataaaaaaatttcattattccttaaatatgtaacaataacaaatttgtaagcaaaaataaaaaacttcaaagcaaatgctcaaaatgcccaccatttacttcaatacactttattatccgctttcgtaaagatctcttaatatcaaaatcacattcgtgaattaaaccgtggtttaatttttcgttttcttttcaagtAGGCTTGTGTCGCTATTAGACAGTTTATgtagtttaatttttcgtttttttttaagtagGCTTGTGTCACTTTTAGACAGTTTGTGTAGaagcaaaaattggataataataataatagttatttatcaaataatgcctAGGCATAACGTTTTTTCCGATAATGAGATGCGCGATATGATTTGTGTGTTTGCTCAGTCAAATTATAATGGTCCAGCTGCGGCTCgaagatattcacaattatacccAAATCGAAGGCAACCCAATTACAAACTGTACCGAAATCTTTACAACCGCTTAGGTGAATCGGGGTCTCTACGCTCTAAAACTGAGCacggtgctacaaaaaaaatcactgccgatgaaaaagatgaaattttaatttgtgttacggagaatccagatatcagtactcgccgattaagtctgcaaacaggtataagccaatcatctatttttaga
This DNA window, taken from Diorhabda sublineata isolate icDioSubl1.1 chromosome 4, icDioSubl1.1, whole genome shotgun sequence, encodes the following:
- the LOC130443106 gene encoding uncharacterized protein LOC130443106 → MPEMNWDLLKSRIDNIKPYDGNSNTLNKFLIRCEDLINDYRQFNDAQLSKHIFQSVQEKLIDKAEILVGNRAELTDWPRLKEALIQCFADRRNIDCLVQELTRMKPFRNEPLMNFGSRIQLLRSSIAQKISNNPNITNAEKVFQINHYDKTALSTFIAGCSGTLRNNLHLKNPASLEDAMAYLNEFENFEKLYGNLNDNNRATTSRFNSNYRQPYSQPRYYPENLT